The Bubalus kerabau isolate K-KA32 ecotype Philippines breed swamp buffalo chromosome X, PCC_UOA_SB_1v2, whole genome shotgun sequence genome has a segment encoding these proteins:
- the BCOR gene encoding BCL-6 corepressor isoform X5, protein MLSATPLYGNVHSWMNSERVRMCGISDDRKIPVNDGDASKARLELREENPLNHNVVDATTAHRIDGLAALSMDRTGLIREGLRVPGNIVYSSLCGLGSEKGREAATTTLGGLGFSSERTPEMQFKPNTPETVEASAVSGKPPNGFSAIYKTPPGIQKSAVPTAETLGLDRPASDKQSPLNINGASYLRLPWVNPYMEGATPAIYPFLDSPNKYSLNMYKALLPQQSYGLAQPLYSPVCTNGERFLYLPPPHYVSPHIPSSLASPMRLSTPSASPAIPPLVHCTDKSLPWKMGVSPGNPVDSHSYPHIQNSKQPRVPSAKAVTSGLPGDTALLLPPSPRPSPRVHLPSQPTADTYSEFHKHYARISTSPSVTLSKPYMTVSSEFPAARLCSSKYPKAPEGAESAQPVPGHTRKTAGQDRKDGSSPPLLEKQTVTKDVTDKPLDLSSKVVDVDTSKADHMKKMAPTVLVHSRAGSGLVLSGSEIPKETLSPPGNGCAIYRSEIISTAPSSWVVPGPSPNEENNGKGLPLKNKALDWALPQQRSSSCPRMGATDTVVTNVSGSVSSAGRPASASPAPNATADGSKTSRGSVDTTPSVIQHVGQPPTTPAKHSGSTGSKGAKASNPEPSFKANENGLPPSSIFLSPNEAFRSPPIPYPRSYLPYPAPEGIAISPLSLHGKGPVYPHPVLLPSGSLFPGHLAPKPGLPYGLPTGRPEFVTYQDALGLGMVHPMLIPHTPIEITKEEKPERRSRSHERARYEDPSLRNRFSEILEASGTKLHPEVTTDKNLKPSPSWNQGKTVVKSDKLVYVDLLREEPDAKTEANTSKPGFTAESVGQSTEPSKPPAEPALQPHRDFVTLRDELGRINDFHDAYAFKQAPGQSVFNLSKENVPAGTNKENLAMPVSTPFLEPTPGSDGPAVTFGKTQEEPKPFCVGGAPPSVDATPTYTKDGADEAESTDGKVLKPKPSKLAKRIANSAGYVGDRFKCVTTELYADSSQLSREQRALQMEGLQEDSILCLPAAYCERAMMRFSELEMKEREGGHPPTKDSEVCKFSPTDWERLKGSQDKKPKSVALEEAIADQNDSERCDYSTGSKHDPFGAPEDKDVSVEKYFLDRQPVSDPSADQVTPDMPNSPTLRVDRKRKVSGDSSHTETTVEELPEDPLLKAKRRRVSKDDWPEREMTNSSSNHLEEPHYSELTNLKVCIELTGLHPKKQRHLLHLRERWEQQVSAAESKPGRQGRKEVTQAAQPEVAAQGNNISEEKPGRKRAEAKGNRTWSEESLKSSDSEQGLPVFSGSPPMSFSSTNLTGRKQSQPSCTAGSRLPAKQQKIKESQKTDVLCTDEEEDCQAASLLQRYPDNSEKPSGKRLCKTKHLIPQEPRRSLPLPGDYYVENADGKVTVRRFRKRPEPSSDYDLSPAKQDQKPLDRLQPLPPVSQTSQLPCSSSPPEATQSRPMPPEARRLIVNKNAGETLLQRAARLGYEEVVLYCLENKICDVNHRDNAGYCALHEACARGWLNIVRHLLEYGADVNCSAQDGTRPLHDAVENDHLEIVRLLLSYGADPTLATYSGRTIMKMTHSELMEKFLTDYLNDLQGRDDDDSSPNSNSNSNVSWDFYGSSVCEPDDESGYDVLANPPGPEDEDDDNDTCSDMFEFEFSESPLLPCYNVQVSVAQGKLSQTAGGSGHTQSRTDLRK, encoded by the exons ATGCTTTCAGCAACCCCCCTGTATGGGAACGTTCACAGCTGGATGAACAGCGAGAGGGTCCGCATGTGTGGGATCAGTGACGACAG GAAAATTCCCGTAAATGATGGTGACGCTTCAAAGGCCAGACTGGAACTAAGGGAAGAAAATCCCTTGAACCACAACGTG GTGGATGCAACCACAGCCCATCGGATCGATGGCCTGGCAGCGCTGAGCATGGACCGCACTGGCCTGATCCGGGAAGGACTGCGTGTCCCCGGAAACATCGTCTATTCTAGCTTGTGTGGACTGGGCTCAGAGAAAGGGCGGGAGGCTGCCACAACCACTCTAGGTGGTCTGGGGTTTTCTTCCGAAAGAACCCCAGAGATGCAGTTCAAACCGAATACACCCGAGACGGTGGAGGCCTCCGCTGTCTCTGGAAAGCCTCCGAATGGCTTCAGTGCTATATACAAAACACCACCAGGAATACAAAAAAGTGCTGTCCCCACGGCAGAAACTCTGGGCTTAGACAGGCCTGCCAGTGACAAACAGAGCCCGCTCAACATCAATGGTGCTAGTTACCTGCGGCTGCCCTGGGTCAATCCCTACATGGAGGGGGCCACGCCAGCCATCTACCCTTTCCTTGACTCGCCAAATAAGTATTCCCTGAACATGTACAAGGCCTTGCTACCTCAGCAGTCGTATGGCCTGGCCCAGCCGCTATATTCGCCAGTCTGCACCAACGGGGAGCGATTTCTCTACCTGCCGCCTCCTCACTACGTCAGTCCCCACATCCCATCGTCCCTGGCTTCCCCCATGAGGCTCTCGACGCCTTCCGCTTCTCCAGCCATCCCGCCTCTGGTCCACTGCACAGACAAAAGCCTGCCCTGGAAGATGGGTGTTAGTCCTGGGAACCCAGTCGATTCTCACTCATACCCCCACATCCAGAACAGTAAACAGCCTAGGGTGCCCTCCGCCAAGGCGGTCACCAGCGGCCTGCCAGGGGACACAGCTCTCCTGTTGCCCCCCTCGCCTCGGCCTTCACCCCGAGTCCACCTTCCCTCCCAGCCTACTGCGGACACCTACTCTGAATTCCACAAGCACTATGCCCGGATCTccacctcaccctctgtcaccctgtCAAAGCCATACATGACGGTCAGCAGCGAGTTTCCCGCGGCCAGGCTCTGCAGCAGCAAGTATCCAAAGGCTCCAGAAGGAGCCGAAAGTGCCCAGCCAGTTCCTGGGCACACTCGGAAAACAGCGGGTCAGGACAGAAAGGATGGCAGCTCACCTCCTCTGCTGGAGAAGCAGACGGTTACCAAAGACGTCACCGATAAGCCACTAGACTTGTCTTCTAAAGTGGTGGATGTAGACACTTCCAAAGCTGACCACATGAAGAAGATGGCACCCACCGTCCTGGTTCACAGCAGAGCTGGAAGTGGCCTAGTGCTCTCCGGAAGTGAGATTCCGAAAGAAACACTATCTCCTCCAGGAAACGGCTGTGCTATCTATAGATCTGAGATCATTAGCACGGCTCCCTCGTCCTGGGTGGTGCCTGGGCCAAGTCCTAACGAAGAGAACAATGGCAAAGGCCTGCCGCTGAAGAACAAGGCCTTGGACTGGGCCCTCCCACAGCAGCGCAGTTCTTCGTGTCCCCGCATGGGCGCCACCGACACCGTGGTCACTAATGTGTCTGGCTCAGTGTCCAGCGCCGGCCGCCCAGCCTCTGCATCTCCAGCCCCAAACGCCACTGCTGATGGCAGCAAGACCAGCAGGGGCTCCGTGGACACCACACCGTCTGTCATCCAGCATGTGGGCCAGCCCCCGACCACGCCTGCCAAGCACAGCGGCAGCACCGGCAGCAAGGGCGCCAAAGCCAGCAACCCAGAGCCAAGCTTCAAAGCAAATGAGAACGGGCTCCCACCAAGCTCGATATTTCTCTCTCCAAATGAGGCGTTCAGGTCCCCACCAATTCCCTACCCCAGGAGTTACCTCCCTTACCCAGCACCCGAAGGCATTGCCATAAGTCCCCTCTCCTTGCATGGCAAAGGCCCTGTCTACCCTCACCCGGTGTTGTTGCCCAGTGGCAGTCTCTTTCCTGGGCACCTCGCCCCAAAGCCTGGACTGCCCTACGGGCTGCCCACAGGCCGGCCGGAGTTCGTGACCTACCAGGACGCGCTGGGGTTGGGCATGGTGCATCCCATGTTAATACCTCACACACCCATTGAGATCACTAAAGAGGAGAAACCGGAGAGGAGGTCCCGGTCCCATGAGAGGGCCCGCTACGAGGACCCAAGCCTCCGAAACAGGTTTTCCGAGATACTCGAAGCTAGTGGCACCAAGTTACATCCAGAAGTCACCACGGACAAGAACCTCAAGCCCAGCCCTAGCTGGAATCAAGGGAAGACCGTCGTTAAGAGTGACAAGCTTGTCTATGTAGACCTCCTCCGGGAAGAGCCCGACGCAAAAACTGAAGCCAACACGTCCAAACCCGGCTTCACAGCTGAGAGTGTCGGCCAGAGCACGGAGCCCAGCAAACCCCCAGCTGAGCCGGCCCTGCAGCCCCACCGGGATTTCGTCACCCTCAGAGACGAGCTGGGGCGCATCAATGACTTCCACGACGCCTATGCTTTCAAACAGGCTCCGGGCCAGTCCGTTTTCAACTTAAGCAAGGAGAATGTTCCAGCGGGAACCAACAAGGAGAACCTGGCAATGCCGGTCTCCACTCCGTTCCTGGAGCCGACCCCGGGGAGCGATGGCCCTGCGGTCACTTTCGGGAAAACCCAAGAGGAACCCAAACCATTTTGCGTGGGCGGTGCCCCACCGAGCGTGGACGCCACCCCCACCTATACCAAAGATGGAGCCGATGAGGCAGAATCAACTGATGGCAAAGTTCTGAAACCAAAGCCATCTAAGCTGGCAAAGAGAATCGCCAACTCTGCTGGTTACGTGGGTGACCGGTTCAAGTGTGTCACTACCGAACTGTATGCCGATTCCAGTCAGCTCAGCCGGGAGCAGCGGGCATTGCAG ATGGAAGGATTACAAGAGGACAGTATTTTATGTCTACCCGCTGCTTACTGTGAG CGTGCAATGATGCGCTTCTCAGAGTTGGAGATGAAAGAGCGAGAAGGTGGCCACCCCCCAACCAAGGACTCCGAGGTGTGCAAATTCAGCCCCACtgactgggaaaggttgaaaggaaGTCAGGACAAAAAGCCAAAGTCGGtcgccctggaggaggccattgCCGACCAGAACGACAGTGAGAGAT gcgaTTATAGTACCGGAAGCAAACACGACCCCTTTGGAGCTCCAGAGGACAAAGATGTATCCGTGGAGAAATACTTCCTGGACCGGCAGCCGGTGAGCGATCCCTCCGCCGACCAGGTCACCCCAGACATGCCGAACAGCCCCACCCTCCGCGTGGACAGAAAGCGCAAGGTCTCAGGGGACAGCAGCCACACTGAGACCACTGTGGAAGAGCTCCCTGAGGACCCGCTGCTGAAAGCCAAGCGAAGACGGGTCTCCAAAG ATGACTGGCCTGAGAGGGAAATGACAAACAGTTCCTCTAACCACTTAGAAGAGCCACATTATAGTGAGCTGACCAACCTGAAGGTGTGCATTGAATTAACAGGGCTCCATCCCAAAAAGCAACGCCACTTGCTGCACCTTAGAGAACGGTGGGAGCAGCAGGTGTCGGCAGCAGAGAGCAAACCTGGCCGGCAGGGCAGGAAGGAAGTGACCCAGGCAGCTCAGCCTGAGGTTGCCGCCCAGGGCAATAACATCTCCGAAGAGAAACCTGGCAGGAAAAGGGCAGAAGCCAAAGGCAACAGAACCTGGTCGGAAGAGTCCCTCAAATCCAGTGACAGTGAACAAG GTTTGCCTGTGTTCTCCGGCTCTCCGCCCATGAGCTTTTCATCCACCAATTTAACCGGCAGAAAGCAGAGTCAGCCAAGCTGTACGGCAGGCTCGAGGCTGCCTGCCAAACAGCAGAAAATTAAAGAAAGCCAGAAGACAGATGTGCTGTGCACGGACGAAGAGGAGGATTGCCAGGCTGCCTCCCTGCTGCAGAGATACCCCGACAACAGCGAGAAACCATCCGGGAAGCGACTGTGCAAAACCAAGCATTTGATCCCGCAGGAGCCCAGGCGGAGCTTGCCGCTGCCAGGGGACTACTACGTGGAGAATGCCGATGGCAAG GTGACCGTCCGGAGATTCCGAAAGCGGCCCGAGCCCAGTTCTGACTATGATCTGTCACCGGCCAAGCAAGACCAGAAGCCCCTGGACCGTTTGCAACCACTGCCACCAGTTTCGCAGACGTCACAGCTGCCCTGCTCAAGCTCTCCGCCGGAGGCCACCCAGTCCCGCCCAATGCCACCAGAAGCGCGGAGGCTTATTGTCAATAAGAATGCAGGCGAGACGCTCCTGCAGCGGGCTGCCCGGCTGGGCTACGAG GAAGTGGTCTTGTACTGCCTGGAGAATAAGATTTGTGATGTGAACCATCGAGACAACGCGGGTTACTGTGCCCTGCATGAAGCTTGTGCAAGGGGATGGCTCAATATTGTACGACACCTCCTTGAATATGGCGCTGATGTCAACTGCAGTGCCCAGGATGGGACCAG GCCTCTCCACGATGCCGTCGAGAACGATCACTTGGAAATTGTCCGCTTGCTCCTCTCCTATGGTGCTGACCCCACCCTGGCGACGTACTCAGGTAGAACCATCATGAAAATGACCCACAGCGAACTTATGGAAAAGTTCTTAACAG atTATTTAAACGACCTGCAGGGTCGCGATGATGATGACAGCAGCCCCAATAGCAATAGCAACAGCAATGTCTCTTGGGATTTCTATGGCAGCTCTGTGTGTG AACCAGATGATGAAAGTGGTTATGACGTTTTAGCAAACCCCCCTGGACCAGAGGACGAGGACGATGATAATGACACCTGCAGCGACATGTTTGAATTCGAGTTCTCAGAAAGCCCCCTCTTGCCGTGTTACAATGTCCAAGTGTCCGTCGCTCAAGG